A window of the Salvelinus alpinus chromosome 3, SLU_Salpinus.1, whole genome shotgun sequence genome harbors these coding sequences:
- the LOC139570779 gene encoding PH and SEC7 domain-containing protein 1-like isoform X2 — MAHYLLCWGGGALEDMCLDAPYPAIYREKPGHWAPDPFPQQDVGERLALGSTEALANGNKADLQAAKRLAKRLFNLDGFRKSDVARHLSKNNEFSRMVAEEYLSYFNFSGLTIDQALRAFLREFALMGETQERERVLAHFSRRYLQCNPNATPSEDSVHTLTCALMLLNTDLHGHNIGKKMSVLQFIGNLEGLNDGKDFPKELLKALYNSIRNEKLQWTIDEEELRKSFSELADLRTDSASHTMKRIGSGLGVAQNPDALIYKNGFLVRKVHADSDGKKTPRGKRGWKTFYVMLKGLVLYLQKGEYRPEKQLSEEDLKNAVSIHHSLAMRAADYSKRPNVFYLRTADWRVFLFQAPNAEQMQSWITRINAVSAMFSAPPFPAAIGSQKKFSRPLLPGSNTKLSQEEQVKSHETRFRAISSELNELTAVIPDKKAKVRDLEEHKQREEYLEFEKTRYGTYAMLLRAKIRSGEEDLSLFESRLFDDGGLQRAHSSPTLREEHSSSSQASSAKRGGQQQ, encoded by the exons GGAGAAGCCAGGCCACTGGGCTCCAGACCCGTTCCCACAGCAGGACGTGGGCGAGCGCTTAGCCCTGGGCAGCACCGAGGCCCTGGCCAACGGCAACAAGGCTGACCTGCAGGCTGCTAAGCGCCTAGCCAAACGCCTCTTCAACCTGGACGGCTTCAGGAAGTCTGACGTGGCCAGGCACCTGAGCAAGAA TAATGAATTCAGTCGGATGGTGGCAGAAGAATACCTCAGTTACTTCAACTTTTCAGGCCTTACTATTGACCAAGCGCTAAG AGCCTTCCTGAGGGAGTTTGCCCTCATGGgagagacacaggagagagagcgagtgctGGCCCACTTCTCTAGGAGATATCTACAATGCAACCCCAATGCAACACCTTCTGAAG aCAGTGTCCACACACTGACCTGTGCCCTGATGCTGCTCAACACAGACCTGCATGGCCAC AATATCGGCAAGAAAATGTCCGTCCTGCAGTTCATCGGCAACCTGGAAGGGCTAAACGACGGAAAGGATTTTCCCAAGGAACTGCTCAAG GCCTTGTACAACTCTATCAGAAACGAGAAGCTCCAGTGGACCAT CGATGAGGAGGAGTTGCGCAAGTCCTTCTCCGAGTTGGCCGATTTGCGCACTGACTCCGCTTCCCACACCATGAAGCGAATCGGCAGTGGTCTAGGCGTGGCCCAGAATCCTGACGCCCTGATCTATAAGAACGGCTTCCTGGTACGGAAGGTCCACGCAGACTCTGACGGCAAGAAAA CGCCCAGAGGTAAGAGAGGATGGAAGACGTTTTATGTCATGCTGAAGGGactggtcctctacctgcagaAG GGAGAGTACCGTCCAGAAAAGCAGCTGTCTGAAGAGGATCTGAAGAACGCTGTGTCCATCCACCACTCTCTGGCCATGAGGGCAGCAGACTACAGCAAGAGGCCCAACGTCTTCTACCTGCGCACTGCAGACTGGAGAGTGTTCCTCTTCCAAGCACC TAATGCAGAGCAGATGCAGTCGTGGATCACGCGTATCAACGCGGTGTCAGCCATGTTCTCAGCGCCACCCTTCCCTGCAGCCATCGGCTCTCAGAAGAAATTCAGCCGTCCGCTGCTGCCGGGCTCCAACACCAAGCTGTCTCAG GAAGAGCAGGTGAAATCCCATGAGACACGTTTCCGGGCCATCTCCTCTGAGCTGAATGAGTTAACCGCTGTAATTCCAGACAAAAAGGCCAAAGTTCGTGATCTGGAAGAGCACAAGCAACGTGAGGAGTACCTGGAGTTTGAG AAAACTCGCTACGGTACGTACGCCATGCTACTGAGGGCTAAGATCCGGAGTGGGGAAGAGGACCTGTCTCTGTTCGAGTCGCGTCTCTTTGACGACGGGGGTCTCCAGAGGGCCCACTCCAGCCCCACTCTGCGGGaggaacacagcagcagcagccaggCCAGCAGTGCCAAGAGGGGGGGGCAGCAGCAGTAG
- the LOC139570779 gene encoding PH and SEC7 domain-containing protein 1-like isoform X3, with translation MIGVNSIHSDGRNRSRSLCSVRVRRDFRVMDPFRYPRAPRSRSLKPLSFPDLLGRSQDGQNHPQARKKKAQLGKCRALYNSIRNEKLQWTIDEEELRKSFSELADLRTDSASHTMKRIGSGLGVAQNPDALIYKNGFLVRKVHADSDGKKTPRGKRGWKTFYVMLKGLVLYLQKGEYRPEKQLSEEDLKNAVSIHHSLAMRAADYSKRPNVFYLRTADWRVFLFQAPNAEQMQSWITRINAVSAMFSAPPFPAAIGSQKKFSRPLLPGSNTKLSQEEQVKSHETRFRAISSELNELTAVIPDKKAKVRDLEEHKQREEYLEFEKTRYGTYAMLLRAKIRSGEEDLSLFESRLFDDGGLQRAHSSPTLREEHSSSSQASSAKRGGQQQ, from the exons ATGATTGGTGTAAACAGCATCCATTCAGATGGGCGAAATCGCTCCCGCTCTCTTTGCTCTGTGCGTGTTCGGCGGGACTTCAGGGTGATGGATCCCTTCCGCTACCCCCGCGCCCCCCGCTCTCGTTCCCTCAAACCCTTGTCCTTCCCTGACCTGCTGGGAAGGTCCCAGGATGGACAGAACCACCCACAGGCCCGCAAGAAGAAGGCACAGCTTGGAAAATGCAGG GCCTTGTACAACTCTATCAGAAACGAGAAGCTCCAGTGGACCAT CGATGAGGAGGAGTTGCGCAAGTCCTTCTCCGAGTTGGCCGATTTGCGCACTGACTCCGCTTCCCACACCATGAAGCGAATCGGCAGTGGTCTAGGCGTGGCCCAGAATCCTGACGCCCTGATCTATAAGAACGGCTTCCTGGTACGGAAGGTCCACGCAGACTCTGACGGCAAGAAAA CGCCCAGAGGTAAGAGAGGATGGAAGACGTTTTATGTCATGCTGAAGGGactggtcctctacctgcagaAG GGAGAGTACCGTCCAGAAAAGCAGCTGTCTGAAGAGGATCTGAAGAACGCTGTGTCCATCCACCACTCTCTGGCCATGAGGGCAGCAGACTACAGCAAGAGGCCCAACGTCTTCTACCTGCGCACTGCAGACTGGAGAGTGTTCCTCTTCCAAGCACC TAATGCAGAGCAGATGCAGTCGTGGATCACGCGTATCAACGCGGTGTCAGCCATGTTCTCAGCGCCACCCTTCCCTGCAGCCATCGGCTCTCAGAAGAAATTCAGCCGTCCGCTGCTGCCGGGCTCCAACACCAAGCTGTCTCAG GAAGAGCAGGTGAAATCCCATGAGACACGTTTCCGGGCCATCTCCTCTGAGCTGAATGAGTTAACCGCTGTAATTCCAGACAAAAAGGCCAAAGTTCGTGATCTGGAAGAGCACAAGCAACGTGAGGAGTACCTGGAGTTTGAG AAAACTCGCTACGGTACGTACGCCATGCTACTGAGGGCTAAGATCCGGAGTGGGGAAGAGGACCTGTCTCTGTTCGAGTCGCGTCTCTTTGACGACGGGGGTCTCCAGAGGGCCCACTCCAGCCCCACTCTGCGGGaggaacacagcagcagcagccaggCCAGCAGTGCCAAGAGGGGGGGGCAGCAGCAGTAG